AGGACGACGAAGAAGTGCCGCTGCGGTTCGAGCCCCTCGTCGGCCAGCGCGTGCGCGACCTCGATCGAGCCGAACCCGTCCGACCAGCACGCCAGCAGGACGGCGGCCTGGAGCTCGGCGTCGGAGTCGTCGATCCCGCTGATGTCGATGCAGACGCCGCCCGGGTTGTCCAACTCGATCGCGGTGGTGGTCTGGTGCGCGAACGTCTCGCCCATCGGACCGTCCAGGATCCCGAGAAGCGAGGCGTGCAGCGGGTCGACGGCCGCGCGGTACCGCGCCTCGTCCCCGCGCGCGAGGGTCACCGCGCGCAGCCGTTCCGGCCCTTCGTCGATCACCTTGATGAGGTCGGGCAGGACGGGCACGCCGCGGTGGCGCTCGTCCAGCACCCGCAGGGCGGCGTTCAGGACGGTGCGCTCGGTGTCGGCGATCGGCCCCCCGCGCAGCAGCGTGACGAGCGCGCTGACCATGTTCAGCCGGCGGCCGTGCGCGTCGGCGATCAACTTGGACCGCGCCGGCTCGGGGAGCCTGGCCGCCGCGTCCGCCGTCGCCCCGGGGTCGAGCACGTTCAGCGAGCCGAGCCCGCGGCCGAGCTTGATGATCTGCCCGCCCATCGCCCGGACCAGGTCGACGTAGTCGGGCTTCAGGTCGCCGAGCACCATGGGGAACACCCCCTGCCCGACCAGCCCCACCACCATCCTGCGGATCAGCGTCGACTTGCCCAGCCCCGGCTTGCCCAGCACCAGGGCCGACGGGTTGTGGATCAGGTTCGCCCGCTGGAACCACGAGATCGGATCGCAGCACAGCGCGGCGCCGGTGGTCAGCTCCCGGCCGAGCGGCACCCCCACCATCGGCGTCCCCGACCCGGCCCCGAACGGCCACAGCCCGCACACCTGGACCGTGGTGCCGCGCCATTCCGACGGCATCTCCACGTAGGAGGCGCGACCCCCGCCACGGCGGCTGAACCCCCTGAAACCGGGCTTGAGCTCGGGCTTGGGCTTCTTGTCCTTCTGCTTCTTGCCTTTTCTGCCGTCCTGTTCGGCGGGCAGCTCTCCGGCCGCGTCGGCGGGGACCGGTGCCGCGGAGCGCTTCACAGGGCCTCCCTCACCAGCGCCGGCACCTGGAGGTGGTCGGGGATGACGATGCCCAGCGGGAGGGCGGCCGCGAACGCCGACGCCTGCGACCCGTACATCTGCCGCAGCCGCAGCCGCGCGGGGCCCGTGAGCGTGTCGACGGCGGCCGCCGCGACCGGAAGCTCCTCGGCCGAGCGGACGGTGGCCGTGACGAGGACGGTGAACCGGATGACGCCCGCTCCCCGGGCCTCCTCCAGGGCCGACTGGTCGCTCTTGATGACGTCGATCTCGTTCCGGGCGGCGCTGGAGGCGCCGTCGAGGCGGAACCGCGAGTCCCGGCGGTCCCGTTCCACGATCCGGGCCGCGGAGGCGGGATCGTGCGGCCGGTAGAGGAAGGTGACGCGCTTGCGGGCGATGTCGTGGTGCGGGGCCACCAGCCCCGTCATCACGTTCGACAGCACCTCGCCCCGCGGCGCCTCCGACATGCCCCAGGTGATGGAGCAGCCGCTGTCGTGGACGTAGTGGTCCCACGACTCCTGCGCCGCGACCGGCCCGGCGTCCTCCCAGCTGATCTCCTGGTCCTCGGCCGCCTCCAGGGTCGTCTGCGCGTCCGGGTCGTAGGCGATCCGGACGGCGCGGGCGAGTTCCTTCGCGGTCAGCGCACGGGCGGATCCGGCGCCGGTCATCGCCAGGCCGGAGACCAGTCCGGGGATGCGCATCCCGATCTCCCGCACCATCGCGTCCTGGTCACGGCGCTTGCCCCCGAGCTGCGGCAGGGCCGCGTAGGTGACCGCGATGCGGGTGGAGACCCGGGCGCTGCCCACCGGGTAGTTCCAGACGATCTCGTCCAGCGCCTGCCGGGCCAGTTCGGGCGCGTTCGGGTCGGTGTTGGCGTAGATCTCCTCCCGGAGGCGGGTCCCGGTGTCGGGGGCCGTCTCGATGGTCACGCTCGCGGAGGCCAGCCCCGGCTCGTAGCTCAGCGAGGCCAGCCACTGCCCCCAGTGGGAGACCCACGTGTCGACCTGGCTCTGGTCGACCAGCGCCGCACCCTCGGCGTTGCACTCGAACACCACGGTGTAGTGCTTCGTGGACGGGATCACGACCAGGGCGAACGGGCGCCCGTAGGAGTCGCGGCCCTCCACCAGACGGGACTGGGCGAGCAGCCCCGGAAGCCGGCACGAGCCGTGCGGGACCACGCTCAGCGGGCCCGAACGGTAGAGGTGCCAGCCCTGGGAGCGGCCCGACCACCAGGTCAGCCGGGCCGTGATCGACTGGAGGGCGGTCCGCCCGTGCGCGTCCTGGATGACGAGCGGCAGCATGACCACCCCCAGCACGACGGCGCCGAACAGGGCCAGCATCAGCGACAGTGTCGCGATCAGGGTGATGACGATCAGCCCGACCATGAGGATCAGCGTGCCCGCCAGTCCCAGCCGCCCGAGGCCGGGGGACACCGGCTTCCGCCAGTTCCCGTACGTGGGTTCGCGATAGTCGGACGTCACGCCGCCTCCACCTCGTTCCTTCGGCTACGAACTGCCACTTGGACCGCCTGAACTCCCGCTGCTGCCGGTCGGGCCACCGCCTCCGGGGGGCCCGCTGCCTCCGCTTGAGGAACCGGGAGGCGGGGGCTGGTAACTCGGCATCTGGCTGCCGTTGCCTCCGATGGAGGAGAAGTCGGGAGGGGGAGGCGTGTACGGGGGAACGCTGGAACCGGAAGAGGGGTCGGCCCCCGAGGGACCCTGCGGTCCTCCGTTGCCCGAGCCGCTCCCCGAGCCGCCGCCGGAACCGCCGCCCGGCCCACCGTTCGGTCCGCCGTTCGGTCCGCCGTTCGGTCCGCCGGTCGGTCCACCGGTCGGTCCGCCAGTCGGTCCACCGCCTGGGCCGCCACCCGGTCCGCCACCCGGTCCGTTGGGCGGCCTGGGGGTCGCTCCACCGCCGCCCGATCCACCGCCCGAACCGCCGCCTCTGTTACCCCAACCCCAACTCCAGCCGCCGCCGGAGCGGTTGCGCGGCGCGGGGGCCGCCCCGCCATTACCGCCGCCGCCGCTCGCCAGCAGGCCTGTGAAGAGACCCGTCGCCGACTTGCGCATGGTGACCGCGGTACCGCCGTAGGTGAAGTGGCCGACCTGGCGGAGGCCGAAGAAGCCCATGCCCTCCGTGGCCACGGGCATCACGGCGCGGATGGTCGCCGGCATCGCGAACACCGACCCGCCGACGAGGGCCAGGCCGGCGAGGCGGTCGGCCTCGTACTTGGACGCCATCAGGGCCAGGGCACTCGCGTCGATCGTCGCGATGACCGGCTGGACCACGACGAAGGCGACCAGCAGGGCGACACATCGCTTGTAGGCGGCATCTCCATACGCGGTGAACCTGGCCGAGGCGACTGTCGGGAGAATGGCCACCAGGACGATGAGGGCGCCGTTGCGGAAAAGCATCAGAACGAACTGGATCGCCGACGAGAGCGCCGCGGCGAGGGCGAAGAAGGCCAGAATGAACGACGTGTCGTCCTGGTGCCCGCCGAGGAGGTCGATCCCGCTCTTCCAGTTGTCGATCCAGGCATCGCCCTTCGGGCCCATGCCCTCGACGATCCAGTGCGAGTACCTCTGCCCGGCGATGTTCAGCAGGTTGACCAGCGTGGCCAGCGTCAGGACGATGACGGCCAGTTCGAAGAAGTGGGACATCGCCTGCCTGAACGGCTCGCCCTTGCGTCTGACCGCGAGACGGACGGCCGCGACGAGGAAACCGACGAACGCTCCCCCGGCCGTCATCCAGTTGCTGTACTCGCGGACCCCGTAGAGGACTCCGCCCTTTTCTCCGGTGATCTGCAGGCTGTAGGCGTCGCTCATCCACCAGGTGAGGAACGTCTGAAAACTCGACAGCGCCCAATCCAGCAGTCTTTCGACGAGCCACGCCCACGCCTGATTGAGGAGATCATCCATCAGGAACCACCTGAACGGCGTGGAGGGGAGGTTGCGAAATCGCTCGACCTGAACACGACGGGCCTTTTCTCAGAAGTTATCGATGAGAAGGGTGACGAACGCGAGGGCGAGCCCTGAGCCCGCCATCACGCACGCGAGCAGCACCCACTTCAGGTCGGTGGCATGCGCTCCGAACTCCCCCCTCTTGTGTTTGAGCCCCATATTGCCCCCTACCAGGATGAAGCCCAGGACGCACGCCGTCAGGGCGGTCCATACCATCCATTGGAGGAGGGGTTGTATCGGCTCGGTGACCGCTCCGACGCCCTTGGCGTGGCCGCGCGGCAGCGACGCGTCGGGCCTGGCGTTGACGTCCGGCTTCCTGTTGGTGGGGGGCCTGAGTACGGACGACTTCTTGTCAGCATGGTCTTTCTCGCACTGCTTGGGGAACATTCCGCTGGTGTGCTGCCACTGATTGCAGAACTCCTTCACTCCCCCCACGCAGTCGATCTTCTCCTGATCGGTCTTCAGATCCCAGCAGGAGTCGTTCTTCTTGTCTTCCTTCGGCCACTGGGTGGTGTTGCTGGTGTTGCAGTACCCGTCCGGGTCCGAATTGCTTCTGGCGATGCAGACCTTGAACTGGTAATTCGTAGTGCGCTTGTAGTCGGGAATCTCGGCCTCTTTGCAGTGGCCCTTGGAACCGATGTGCGCGAAGGCCACCTCTTTCCCGTCGAGGATGGCGTAGCCGCGCGCGACGTGGTCGTCGGAGTTGGCGTCGCAGATCCTGATCCGGCCCGACTCGGGGTCGAACTGGAGCTTGCCGCCGGGATCGGTGTCGATCGACTCGATGTCCTCCGTCTTGTCCCAGTCGATCTCCGCCCTCAGCGCCGCGAAGCCGGCGGTCCGCACCCGGACCGGTCCCTGGACGGCCGGGAAGGCCTCGACCGCGAGTCGCGCCGGGCCCGCGGCGAGCGGATCGGCCGGTTGAGAGCGTTCCAAGGAGGCCTCCCCGCGCTGCCCGTTCAGGACGACCTCGGGTGCGGGTGCGGGGAGAAGGCTGATCGTGAGCAGGGCGGCGCCCAGCGCGAGGAGCGCGGCGGCCAGGACCGACACGCGCCGGTGCGCGGGCGCCCGGCTCGTGCGACCCCCACCGCGCGCGCGCAGCCGCCGGGGAACCGGCATCAAGCCGCGAGGTTTCTGACGATCAGTCCCGCGCTCACGATGAGCAGGCAGCCGAAGCCCACGATGAACATGCTTCCGAGGTGACTGCCCCCCTCACCCTTCTTGTGCTGGATCCCCATCCGGGCGCCGATGATGACGAAACCCGCCACGCAGGCGAGCAGGCCGCCCCACGCCGCCCAGCCCAGCAGCTTCTCGATCTTCTTCGCGAATGGCGGCGCCTCACCCTGCCCGGGGTTCGGGATGTCCCTGGCGAGAGCTGCCGCATGGTCGAGCAGGTGGGCCGTCCACGTGATCGTCGCGTCGAGCATGCGCGTCCTCCGAGATGATGCGATGGGGTTGTGTCCGGCCGAAGTCGGCGGACGGCGACTTGGCCAGGCTCACCGGCGCACGTCGCGGCGCACCCGCCGTCCGCGCGATCGATAGGCCTCTTCCCGGAAGGGGTCGCCGCCTGTCAGCGCTGGACCGGCGGGGCTCCTTCCGAGCACG
The sequence above is a segment of the Actinomadura coerulea genome. Coding sequences within it:
- a CDS encoding ATP/GTP-binding protein, producing MKRSAAPVPADAAGELPAEQDGRKGKKQKDKKPKPELKPGFRGFSRRGGGRASYVEMPSEWRGTTVQVCGLWPFGAGSGTPMVGVPLGRELTTGAALCCDPISWFQRANLIHNPSALVLGKPGLGKSTLIRRMVVGLVGQGVFPMVLGDLKPDYVDLVRAMGGQIIKLGRGLGSLNVLDPGATADAAARLPEPARSKLIADAHGRRLNMVSALVTLLRGGPIADTERTVLNAALRVLDERHRGVPVLPDLIKVIDEGPERLRAVTLARGDEARYRAAVDPLHASLLGILDGPMGETFAHQTTTAIELDNPGGVCIDISGIDDSDAELQAAVLLACWSDGFGSIEVAHALADEGLEPQRHFFVVLDELWRVLRSGRGLVDRVDALTRLNRQRGTGQVMITHTMADLLSLSDRADRLKAKGFAERAGMVICGGLPQAEMAMVNEVVRMSSIEERMIVDWSTPPSWNPELKRDSEPPGRGRFLVKVGGRPGIPFKVELTSVEREVNDTNKRWTNSTTRPPAHTL
- a CDS encoding SCO6880 family protein, with product MTSDYREPTYGNWRKPVSPGLGRLGLAGTLILMVGLIVITLIATLSLMLALFGAVVLGVVMLPLVIQDAHGRTALQSITARLTWWSGRSQGWHLYRSGPLSVVPHGSCRLPGLLAQSRLVEGRDSYGRPFALVVIPSTKHYTVVFECNAEGAALVDQSQVDTWVSHWGQWLASLSYEPGLASASVTIETAPDTGTRLREEIYANTDPNAPELARQALDEIVWNYPVGSARVSTRIAVTYAALPQLGGKRRDQDAMVREIGMRIPGLVSGLAMTGAGSARALTAKELARAVRIAYDPDAQTTLEAAEDQEISWEDAGPVAAQESWDHYVHDSGCSITWGMSEAPRGEVLSNVMTGLVAPHHDIARKRVTFLYRPHDPASAARIVERDRRDSRFRLDGASSAARNEIDVIKSDQSALEEARGAGVIRFTVLVTATVRSAEELPVAAAAVDTLTGPARLRLRQMYGSQASAFAAALPLGIVIPDHLQVPALVREAL